A single genomic interval of Selenobaculum gibii harbors:
- a CDS encoding LrgB family protein, producing the protein MSIVFIIASILLTVIIYLVSKRIYIKTGKMVFSPIILCPVIIIAFLMFFHIPYESYAKGGNWLSYMLQPATVALAVPMYKYRATVKKYLFEIMISVTGGAIVAIVSSMLIAQFLGVNSTFVTSLAPRSVTTPIAMSVSEIIGGNPSITAVFVICTGIIGAVLTSVILKYLPIKNPVTKGMLFGISAHGTGTSKAYEAGQVEGTIASLAMIFMGIITTVIAPEVVDLCVHILVK; encoded by the coding sequence GTGAGTATAGTGTTTATCATTGCCTCTATTTTATTAACCGTTATTATATATTTAGTTTCAAAAAGAATTTATATAAAAACGGGGAAGATGGTTTTTTCACCAATTATTTTATGTCCAGTTATTATTATTGCTTTTTTAATGTTTTTTCATATTCCCTATGAATCTTATGCAAAGGGTGGCAATTGGCTAAGCTATATGCTACAGCCAGCGACAGTGGCTTTGGCTGTGCCAATGTATAAATATCGTGCGACGGTTAAGAAATATTTATTTGAAATTATGATTAGTGTAACAGGCGGGGCGATTGTAGCAATTGTAAGCTCAATGTTGATTGCACAATTCTTAGGAGTAAACTCTACCTTTGTTACGAGTTTGGCACCCCGTTCTGTAACGACACCAATTGCGATGAGTGTGTCAGAAATAATCGGGGGCAATCCTTCGATTACGGCTGTATTTGTTATTTGCACAGGGATTATTGGAGCTGTACTAACTTCTGTTATCTTAAAGTATCTGCCAATAAAAAATCCAGTTACAAAAGGAATGTTGTTTGGGATATCCGCTCATGGTACAGGAACATCAAAAGCCTATGAAGCAGGGCAAGTCGAAGGAACAATTGCAAGTTTAGCTATGATTTTCATGGGAATTATTACAACAGTTATTGCACCAGAAGTAGTCGATTTATGTGTTCATATTTTAGTAAAATAA
- a CDS encoding aspartate ammonia-lyase, with protein sequence MRLEHDFLGDMEVPDDAYYGVQTLRAMENFSITGEKLDADFIVAMAIVKKAAALANIATGRLDPKIGAALVTAADEVIAGKLHDQFPVDPIQGGAGTSINMNTNEVLVNRALELIGEAKGRYDIISPNNHANMAQSTNDAFPTGIKVCIIRKSKSLLKALNYLADTLDKKAVEFKDVLKMGRTHLQDAIPITLGQEFASYASAVRRGIKRIESAMLSIHTINMGATAIGTGLNAEPEYIVEVARQLAEITGEPFVTATNLIDATNNTDGFADVSASLKITALVLIKMANDFRLMASGPRCGLNEIKLPPRQPGSSIMPGKVNPVMPEVLNQTCYQVLGNDVAVGMGVENGQFELNVMEPVIAFNIFNSMRYLTNAVNKFTKLCVENVQANEEQCQMWLDRSVGIVTALLPHIGYENSSMLAKEAYNTGRPIREIILEKGLLTKEAMDHILSPEEMTHPGIAGKDLLEKE encoded by the coding sequence ATGAGATTAGAACACGATTTTTTAGGAGATATGGAAGTACCAGATGATGCATATTATGGTGTACAAACATTAAGAGCTATGGAAAACTTCAGTATTACAGGTGAAAAATTGGATGCTGATTTTATTGTTGCCATGGCAATTGTAAAGAAAGCGGCGGCGCTTGCAAATATAGCAACAGGAAGATTAGATCCGAAAATTGGTGCTGCGTTAGTTACAGCAGCTGATGAAGTAATTGCGGGCAAACTCCATGACCAATTTCCCGTAGATCCGATTCAAGGCGGAGCAGGGACATCGATTAATATGAATACAAATGAAGTATTAGTAAACCGTGCGTTAGAATTAATTGGTGAAGCAAAAGGACGATACGATATTATTTCGCCAAACAATCATGCTAATATGGCGCAGTCAACAAATGATGCTTTTCCAACAGGAATTAAAGTATGTATTATTAGAAAAAGCAAAAGCTTATTGAAAGCATTAAATTATTTAGCAGATACATTAGATAAAAAAGCAGTTGAATTTAAAGATGTATTAAAAATGGGTCGTACTCACTTGCAAGATGCGATTCCTATTACATTAGGACAAGAATTTGCATCTTATGCATCGGCAGTTAGACGTGGTATTAAACGTATTGAAAGTGCAATGCTTAGCATCCATACGATTAATATGGGCGCAACTGCAATTGGTACAGGCTTGAACGCTGAACCGGAATACATTGTTGAAGTAGCACGTCAATTGGCAGAAATTACAGGTGAGCCATTTGTAACAGCTACAAATCTAATTGATGCAACGAACAATACGGATGGATTTGCCGATGTGTCTGCATCTTTAAAAATTACTGCGCTAGTATTAATTAAAATGGCAAATGATTTCCGTTTGATGGCATCTGGTCCTCGTTGTGGGTTAAACGAAATCAAATTACCTCCTCGTCAACCGGGGTCTTCGATTATGCCTGGGAAAGTAAATCCAGTTATGCCGGAAGTATTAAATCAAACTTGTTATCAAGTATTGGGTAATGACGTTGCCGTTGGGATGGGTGTAGAAAATGGACAATTTGAATTAAATGTTATGGAACCAGTGATTGCGTTTAATATATTTAATTCGATGCGTTATTTGACAAATGCAGTAAATAAATTTACAAAACTTTGTGTGGAAAATGTTCAAGCAAATGAAGAGCAATGTCAAATGTGGTTAGACCGTAGTGTGGGTATTGTAACAGCACTTCTTCCACATATAGGTTACGAAAATTCTTCCATGCTTGCAAAAGAAGCTTATAATACAGGCAGACCAATTCGCGAAATTATCTTAGAAAAAGGTTTACTCACGAAAGAAGCGATGGATCATATTCTTTCACCGGAAGAAATGACGCATCCTGGTATTGCAGGTAAAGATTTGCTTGAAAAAGAATAA
- a CDS encoding CidA/LrgA family protein — translation MKLLMMIMQICLLCLISLFGNFVAEHLAIGIPGNIIGMFLLLLLLQQKIISMDKIEMGANFLIAELLLFFIPSAIGVIQFQEALQQEWLQIVFVIVASTLAVLLFVAVATESALKRKVAKE, via the coding sequence ATGAAATTATTAATGATGATTATGCAAATTTGCTTATTATGCTTGATTAGTTTGTTCGGCAATTTTGTTGCAGAACATTTAGCAATTGGGATTCCTGGGAATATTATAGGAATGTTTTTGTTGCTTTTATTATTACAGCAAAAAATCATATCCATGGATAAAATTGAAATGGGAGCGAACTTTTTGATTGCTGAATTATTACTCTTCTTTATCCCGTCTGCAATTGGTGTGATTCAATTTCAAGAGGCGCTTCAACAAGAGTGGTTGCAAATCGTTTTTGTTATTGTAGCAAGCACTCTTGCTGTATTGTTGTTTGTGGCTGTTGCGACTGAAAGTGCCTTAAAGCGGAAAGTGGCAAAGGAGTGA
- a CDS encoding LysR family transcriptional regulator, whose amino-acid sequence MDILHLNYFIEVARQKSFTKASQILHVSQPSISKVIKTLENELGVTLFERSGRQIELTDVGYAVFKRAQLVVSEFNDLSNEIHDVVNIQHGQIIVGLPPMIGANFFPKILRRFKKHYPKVTIKLIEVGSKQIELDVKNGLLDIGVIALPISEEDIISFSFLKEALQVVLPATHPLANRSSIELPELNDQNFILYSNDFSLNDLIYEQCRVNGFSPRVVCQSSHWDFIAEMVAESLGIALLPETICKDLDDRLVSVKLEKTIIPWNLALIWKKDKYLSFATRKWIELTKKHFAL is encoded by the coding sequence ATGGACATTTTACATTTAAACTATTTTATCGAAGTTGCTAGGCAAAAAAGCTTTACAAAAGCATCTCAAATTCTTCACGTCAGCCAACCATCGATAAGTAAGGTGATTAAAACACTAGAAAATGAATTAGGCGTAACACTCTTTGAGCGGTCTGGACGTCAAATTGAGTTAACGGATGTAGGGTATGCTGTATTTAAACGTGCTCAGCTCGTTGTTAGTGAATTTAACGATTTGTCAAATGAGATTCACGATGTTGTAAATATTCAGCATGGACAAATTATCGTTGGTCTTCCGCCAATGATAGGCGCCAATTTTTTCCCAAAAATATTACGCAGATTTAAGAAACACTATCCTAAAGTAACAATTAAATTAATTGAAGTTGGTTCAAAGCAAATTGAACTTGATGTCAAAAATGGGCTTCTTGATATTGGTGTCATTGCATTGCCGATATCAGAAGAAGATATCATTTCTTTTTCTTTTCTAAAAGAAGCTCTACAAGTGGTATTACCTGCCACACATCCATTAGCTAATAGATCATCTATTGAATTGCCTGAATTAAACGACCAAAATTTTATTTTATACAGCAATGATTTTTCTTTGAACGACTTGATTTATGAACAATGCAGAGTAAATGGCTTTTCACCTAGAGTTGTTTGCCAAAGCTCCCACTGGGATTTTATCGCTGAAATGGTCGCTGAAAGTCTAGGAATCGCACTCTTGCCAGAAACAATTTGCAAGGATTTAGATGATAGGCTTGTTAGCGTTAAACTCGAGAAAACGATTATCCCGTGGAATTTAGCCTTAATTTGGAAAAAAGATAAGTATCTATCTTTCGCTACGCGAAAATGGATAGAGCTAACGAAAAAACACTTCGCTTTATAA
- a CDS encoding ABC transporter ATP-binding protein/permease: protein MRRGVVLRSAWKMGRGYFFSESKKEAWLLLLIVISLNLFLVYITVELNIWQGNFYQVLQLKDHRGFLEAIAIYAGLAIILIVVKGAQTYFRLLLQINWRRWLTKEYLRRWLDRKSYYRLQFVHKDYADNPDQRISEDVDLFVSLTLRLSLDCLHDMITVISFVVILWNLSGLLVVAIFGYTFMIQGYMVWAAFIYAIFGTYFTVKFGKPLIQLDYDKQKYEADFRYSLIRVREYSESIALYGGELAEEKNCLAHFSYLVRNFRQIIQVRKQLTWLTTAYAHIAVVFAVAAASPRYFAGKIQLGQLFQITDAFYHVQNGLSFIIDSFTKVAHWRAVVNRLNGFLVSMEELDIKMISSSRGECKIGSDIHLSQVSIYKPDKIVLIKGLKLHLPKSKSLIVTGASGCGKSTLVKTLAGLWKNYDGNVSIPNPRESLFVPQKPYMPIDTLRNALFYPDIKRKITDEEIGSLLEKCCLPSFKNRLNEFGDWGKILSLGEQQRIAFVRILIHQPKWLFLDEATSALDEVNQEIMYGLVKKFLPDTAIISVGHRQSIMRYHQLCLNIEKDTSWSLKAVKI from the coding sequence TTGCGACGCGGTGTTGTATTGAGAAGCGCTTGGAAAATGGGGCGCGGGTATTTTTTTTCAGAAAGTAAAAAAGAGGCTTGGTTATTGCTTCTTATCGTAATAAGTTTAAACTTATTTTTAGTATATATCACAGTTGAATTAAATATTTGGCAAGGAAACTTCTATCAAGTTCTGCAGTTGAAAGATCATAGAGGCTTTTTAGAAGCAATTGCTATTTATGCAGGATTAGCGATTATTTTAATCGTAGTCAAAGGGGCACAGACCTATTTTCGGCTGCTCTTACAAATTAATTGGCGAAGGTGGCTGACAAAAGAATATCTAAGGCGGTGGCTGGATAGAAAATCATATTATCGGCTTCAATTTGTTCATAAAGATTATGCAGACAATCCTGATCAACGGATTAGTGAAGATGTAGATTTATTTGTATCGCTTACTTTACGACTATCTTTAGATTGTTTGCATGATATGATTACGGTGATTTCTTTCGTTGTGATTTTATGGAACCTATCTGGACTTTTGGTTGTAGCAATTTTTGGCTATACTTTCATGATTCAGGGGTATATGGTTTGGGCAGCGTTTATTTATGCTATTTTTGGAACGTATTTTACGGTGAAGTTTGGTAAGCCGCTAATTCAATTAGACTATGATAAACAAAAATATGAAGCGGATTTTCGTTATAGTTTAATTCGTGTAAGAGAATATTCGGAAAGTATTGCTTTATATGGTGGTGAACTCGCTGAAGAAAAAAATTGCCTAGCGCATTTTTCTTATTTAGTACGAAACTTTCGACAGATTATTCAAGTGCGAAAGCAATTAACGTGGCTGACGACAGCCTATGCACATATTGCTGTTGTGTTTGCAGTTGCCGCTGCATCACCGAGATATTTTGCGGGAAAAATTCAATTGGGACAATTGTTTCAAATTACAGATGCATTTTATCATGTACAAAATGGTTTGTCTTTTATTATTGACAGTTTTACAAAAGTGGCGCATTGGCGTGCAGTTGTAAATCGTTTGAATGGATTTCTTGTGAGTATGGAAGAGTTGGACATAAAAATGATTTCATCTAGTCGAGGGGAATGCAAAATTGGCAGCGATATTCACTTGTCACAGGTATCTATTTATAAACCTGATAAAATTGTATTAATCAAGGGATTAAAGTTACATTTACCGAAGAGTAAAAGTCTAATCGTTACTGGTGCATCCGGATGTGGGAAAAGTACATTAGTGAAAACATTAGCTGGCTTATGGAAAAACTATGATGGAAATGTGTCAATTCCAAATCCAAGAGAAAGTTTATTTGTTCCACAAAAGCCATATATGCCAATTGATACGCTTAGGAACGCCTTGTTTTATCCAGATATTAAAAGAAAAATAACGGATGAAGAAATTGGCAGTTTATTAGAAAAGTGTTGTTTGCCTAGTTTTAAAAATCGCTTGAATGAATTTGGCGACTGGGGAAAAATTCTATCATTAGGTGAACAACAGAGAATTGCTTTCGTTCGAATTTTGATTCATCAACCGAAGTGGTTGTTTTTAGATGAAGCGACTTCGGCACTTGATGAAGTGAATCAAGAAATCATGTATGGGCTGGTTAAAAAATTTTTACCAGATACGGCAATTATCAGTGTTGGGCACCGTCAAAGTATTATGAGATATCATCAATTATGTTTAAATATCGAAAAAGACACAAGCTGGAGTTTGAAAGCAGTAAAAATATAG
- a CDS encoding AI-2E family transporter produces the protein MWSQYQTSILVSVSLLVLFSMFWFLRSVAMVIFLSLLLTVLLNSTVDKLTTKKVPRGLAAAGVLGVFITLLSYLFITISQTFIPNLMSFIADLPSMANDMKNLPIFASINNFNQELDTIFKNFASFSVTALKSSLDIVFDLFSKVLDLIIILFVTFYLLKDGKQIKLYLASLFPQKDKTRIITLFNQIILALIHYIRGQLLVCSITGICVFAYFSIMGIPYASVFAVLSAIGEFIPVVGPTIASAAGSLFAATLSISYGIETLFFYLILTQVNHNIVYPYLIGKSLNLHPVAIMLGILLGGQLLGALGMFLAVPCMVIIKLVIEDIFAHRVIE, from the coding sequence ATGTGGTCACAGTATCAGACTTCTATTCTCGTCAGCGTAAGCCTTCTTGTACTATTTTCAATGTTTTGGTTTTTACGCTCCGTTGCGATGGTAATTTTTCTATCGCTTCTATTAACCGTTCTTCTCAATTCTACGGTAGATAAGTTAACTACAAAAAAAGTGCCTCGAGGCTTAGCTGCTGCTGGGGTTTTAGGCGTATTTATCACGTTACTAAGTTACTTATTTATCACCATATCTCAGACTTTCATTCCTAATTTAATGAGTTTTATCGCAGATCTACCATCCATGGCAAATGATATGAAGAATCTTCCTATCTTTGCATCTATCAACAATTTCAATCAAGAGTTAGATACAATTTTTAAAAATTTCGCTAGCTTTAGCGTAACTGCTTTAAAATCCTCTCTTGATATTGTGTTTGATTTATTCTCCAAGGTATTAGACTTAATTATTATTCTATTTGTTACTTTCTATTTATTAAAAGACGGTAAACAAATAAAACTTTACCTTGCTAGTTTATTTCCTCAAAAAGATAAAACACGTATCATTACGTTATTCAATCAAATTATTTTAGCCCTAATTCATTATATCCGTGGTCAACTACTCGTTTGCTCAATCACAGGAATATGTGTATTTGCTTATTTCTCCATTATGGGCATTCCTTACGCATCTGTATTCGCCGTACTTTCTGCTATCGGAGAGTTCATTCCTGTCGTCGGACCTACCATTGCCTCTGCTGCTGGATCACTCTTTGCAGCAACGCTATCTATTTCTTATGGAATAGAAACTTTATTTTTCTATCTTATCTTGACACAAGTCAATCATAATATTGTTTATCCTTATTTAATTGGTAAATCTCTCAACCTGCATCCTGTAGCAATTATGCTGGGGATTCTCTTAGGAGGTCAACTATTAGGTGCACTAGGAATGTTTTTAGCAGTGCCTTGTATGGTCATTATCAAACTTGTCATTGAAGACATTTTCGCTCATCGTGTAATAGAATAA